The Erigeron canadensis isolate Cc75 chromosome 4, C_canadensis_v1, whole genome shotgun sequence genome window below encodes:
- the LOC122595885 gene encoding spindle and kinetochore-associated protein 1 homolog yields the protein MEAKKATTAAGGAGSCLDTLVSSFNARIAELQNLVVARNMYPASSITDLSAVDATLTTMELQLQKIKDRLREETLAIPKAKKLIEAALQQQQKLQNMSAYVPSYLPERGKLTHQDNSSCSIIEEPTQDHSFGMQEFKEPALLPKEKKGRGSPPLWHITANELDSLSSYMRGRLTLEKVNAAINDMAAFAEVNSQLIAAPRRKLTESTLEKAMEKREIGNAEGVKGKHFFLETDMKGPSLKLDTTGKAILTVLRHLGRLSECRIGPHRVFVLSRPH from the exons atggaaGCGAAGAAGGCGACGACGGCGGCAGGTGGTGCGGGATCGTGTTTGGATACATTAGTTTCATCTTTCAATGCTCGAATTGCTGAGCTTCAGAATCTCGTTGTTGCCCGTAACA tgtatCCTGCAAGTAGTATCACCGATTTATCGGCGGTTGATGCTACATTGACAACAATGGAACTTCAGTTACAGAAAATCAAAGATCGATTGCGCGAAGAAACCCTAGCCATCCCTAAAGCTAAA AAGCTGATTGAAGCAGCTCTACAACAGCAGCAGAAGTTGCAAAATATGTCTGCATATGTGCCGTCATATTTGCCTGAAAGGGGAAAGCTCACACATCAAGATAATAGTTCATG TTCCATCATAGAGGAACCTACACAAGATCATTCTTTCGGGATGCAAGAATTTAAGGAGCCTGCTCTATTACCCAAA GAGAAAAAGGGTCGTGGGTCTCCACCTTTGTGGCACATTACTGCCAATGAACTGGACTCTTTGTCATC GTATATGAGAGGAAGGCTAACTTTAGAAAAGGTTAATGCAGCCATTAATGACATGGCTGCTTTTGCAGAGGTTAATTCCCAGCTTATTGCAGCCCCAAGAAGGAAG CTGACAGAAAGTACCTTAGAGAAAGCTATG GAAAAGAGAGAGATTGGAAATGCTGAAGGAGTGAAGGGCAAACATTTCTTTCTAGAAACTGATATGAAGGGACCTTCACTGAAGCTTGATACGACTGGAAAAGCAATATTAACC GTCCTTCGTCACCTTGGACGCTTAAGTGAGTGTCGCATTGGCCCTCATCGTGTCTTTGTCCTATCAAGGCCTCATTAA
- the LOC122595883 gene encoding zinc transporter 5-like — protein sequence MELQKLSLFAFLLPILITTQVFADDCTCETEEIAGNKNKALEFKLIALVSILIAGCIGVSLPFAGKVVPALRPEKYSFFVVKAFAAGVILATGFIHILPDAFKNLTSRCLKEHPWRDFPFTGLVAMVATIATLLFETLSTAYQQRVQTEIVAKLVGSGGDEENKGGIVGAHMHTRHVHSHGSMLQIDNSEIHRYRIVSQVLELGIIVHSVIIGLSLGASKSPKTIKPLIVALSFHQFFEGLGLGGCIFQADINSLAVTLMGTLFALTTPGGIVIGILVSNTYDENSPTALIVQGVLNAAASGILIYMALVDLLSPDFKNPRMQNNKILLVVSNVSLLLGAGLMSLLAKWA from the exons ATGGAACTTCAAAAGCTTTCACTTTTTGCATTTTTGTTACCAATTCTAATAACAACCCAAGTATTTGCTGATGATTGCACTTGTGAAACTGAAGAAATCGCTGGCAACAAAAACAAAGCTCTCGAGTTCAAGCTAATCGCGCTTGTTTCCATTCTCATTGCTGGTTGCATAGGTGTTTCTTTACCCTTTGCGGGCAAAGTTGTCCCTGCCTTACGTCCAGAGAAATACAGTTTCTTTGTAGTGAAAGCATTTGCCGCAGGTGTAATATTAGCAACTGGTTTTATTCATATACTTCCTGATGCTTTTAAGAACTTAACTTCCCGTTGTTTGAAAGAGCACCCATGGAGGGATTTTCCCTTCACGGGGCTTGTGGCGATGGTGGCCACTATTGCAACGTTGTTGTTCGAGACTTTGTCTACCGCATATCAACAAAGGGTTCAGACTGAAATTGTAGCTAAACTCGTGGGAAGTGGCGGCGATGAAGAAAATAAGGGTGGCATTGTTGGTGCACATATGCATACTAGGCATGTACATTCTCATGGATCAATGTTGCAAATTGATAATTCTGAAATCCATCGCTATCGAATTGTTTCACAG GTATTAGAGCTGGGAATCATCGTTCATTCCGTGATTATAGGGCTGTCTTTGGGTGCTTCCAAAAGCCCGAAAACCATAAAACCACTCATTGTCGCGTTGTCATTTCACCAATTCTTTGAAGGACTGGGTCTTGGTGGATGCATTTTTCAG GCGGACATCAATTCACTGGCTGTTACGCTCATGGGAACGCTTTTTGCCTTAACAACTCCGGGTGGGATTGTGATTGGAATACTGGTAAGCAACACATATGATGAAAACAGTCCTACCGCCCTTATTGTGCAAGGCGTATTGAATGCTGCAGCCTCTGGAATTTTGATTTATATGGCACTTGTGGACCTTCTTTCGCCGGATTTCAAGAATCCAAGGATGCAAAACAACAAAATTCTTCTTGTTGTTTCGAATGTTTCCCTTCTACTTGGTGCCGGTCTTATGTCTCTCTTAGCTAAGTGGGCTTGA